One window of Vespa velutina chromosome 2, iVesVel2.1, whole genome shotgun sequence genomic DNA carries:
- the LOC124946406 gene encoding cadherin-23, protein MTTIKTIGSSSWLIRSYKRSRFKEDWLILLFLLLACVSESCTARNNPPRFLIDGQPEIVLRLKEGPETLIGSLIYRLRGIDPDGDSLTFGVRDQPGSDVIRLENFGLNEANIYLNKLLDREVRDEYALVLTLTDGKLGEGNFITQSLLLLVEDINDNVPIFRPHPTSLTVREDSGPGILATVEATDADEGAHGQVVYYLQELDGDNDIFGISTVNGKGIVRLIGRLDYERKYLYQLRILAVDRAINEKVNTGTTAILVKVQDVEDQPPEFISMTPVARISENARIGTSVLQVRAADGDKGINNKVTYSITQGPRYLFDIDATSGLVFTRAQLDREAEENVEGTFVLEITVKEVSRIIPPPSVSTEVTVILTDVNDETPTFRSSYYQAEINENSPKNTPVNFIGDAIPEVYDHDLGTNGTFRMFIEGGNGIFDVTPSRGINEVPFIIRVKNSSELDFEKRSVVNFTLIAKEIVSHAPKYNAVPVTIFITDQNDNYPEFTKNIYEVSIEENCPIGSTVAWVQALDEDSGTFGSRGIRYTNLGGSIAHALILDPISGVITVKQTGPSFDRELVSRHYLTIEARDDLGKGNRNTAQLIVNINDVNDNAPVFLQNKYEAVLLENEDHFEAPLIVEAFDIDLNGTKNSDIIYALVSGEFSKNFTIDPKRGIISLVNPLDFEALPINQGHMETSVRHLKLTVRARDMGTPSLSSDAPVIIYFKDVNDNPPSFERTLYKRSIPEDLEGGTSVLQVRAWDKDLSSPNNKIVYRIQNGAGDKFVIGPETGVIRVASGSNLDPDLTSPKTTRYSLNVVAIDSGTEIQRTAEVLVNITIVDVNNKPPLFIDPGTVTIRENTQVGAYVHRVVANDPDIAPILRYRVDHNSSEARNEEGTLIKIQEYDYLAALELNAIDGLLRVVKLLDRERVETIRLGLVVEDLAAVRGLQTASAVLSIIIEDENDNNPKFRRPFYRRSVTENSKNGVNIASIVADDADKNRSITYSLESPKELTDLVHLDPETGEMVVANKIDRELYPWLNLTVRATDSGIPPRSSLSEVYVQVLDENDNNPYFVTEISNITATENAKIGTEIAVIQARDLDSGDYGKITYLLDRMSSQGKFAIHPETGAVTVADTLDWESRHNYILVIEAWDNYQFGYTAGESRNAFKQIPVTVIDVNDNPPKIDIPQECVSISEFHDIRDSIVVAKAQDADDPTTPNGRVVIRILSGNEMGLFMLEQVDYWTARIKAVRSLRGKFGNYSLELEARDLGVPSNKETSILDICVTDYNDNPPIFISPQHNTTIRVSENVTVGTSIIQIVADDADTGPNGDVHFRLKQDLAGHWRTFHIDDRTGVITLKLPLDRELQRLYEIRVEAYDLGIPTPLSSDLDLIIYVRNINDYEPQFLIDVFNVNFTEEQLPRSEMAILPETIDRDEVDDLDDPPTQVCYFIVDGNDDGSFVLDVYKHELSTAKTLDRETQTQHTLIIKATEDCSTVPTNETIFDETDDTLLKVIVTVEDINDNPPRFVNKVFTGGVTTEADFGTQFMNVKAIDLDAEDNGVVSYYQVGKMHMTLTEGLDDIQLQPFLVHKLTGAVSLNFDPQRGMKGYFDFTVLANDSQGLMDTAKVFIYLLREDQRVRFVLRQHPPEIRNRIEIFRQTLGNVTGAIVNVDEYKIHENQDGSVDRTKTDLYLHLVNRRDNSILEVSEVLELVDRNIEKLDNLFKEFNVLDTQPAQSQPIVQYEQAGTTFWLLTLTLFLGALLILCIALCLSQRASFQRQLKAANASSFGTSDSEFIRGPGRVPNTNKHSMEGSNPIWMHAYENEWFKSDESYSHTSERDSLDENALNNEEMMNEVNTEQRTEDKPYYIEPRVSSVSSSETVTEPTTDFNRKSPLFLGSMTTVNPLGKKIETTEL, encoded by the exons ATGACTACGATTAAAACAATTGGCTCGTCTTCTTGGCTCATACGATCTTACAAGAGAAGCAGATTCAAGGAAGACTGGCTGAtactattatttctattgttaGCATGTGTTTCGGAAAGTTGCACGGCTCGAAACAATCCGCCACGCTTTCTCATCGACGGACAGCCAGAAATTGTTCTGAGATTGAAAGAGGGTCCAGAAACGCTAATCG GCAGCTTAATTTATAGACTACGTGGCATCGATCCTGACGGTGACAGTCTGACGTTCGGCGTCAGGGATCAACCTGGAAGCGATGTAATTCGACTTGAGAATTTCGGTCTTAACGAAGCTAATATATATCTCAATAAATTGTTAGACAGAGAG GTTCGAGATGAATACGCTCTGGTCCTAACTCTGACTGATGGAAAGTTAGGAGAAGGAAATTTTATCACTCAAAGTTTATTGCTATTGGTcgaagatattaacgataatgtgCCAATTTTTCGACCTCATCCAACGTCTTTGACAGTACGGGAAGATTCTGGTCCTGGTATATTAGCAACTGTCGAAGCAACCGATGCGGACGAAGGTGCCCATGGACAAGTTGTTTATTATCTTCAAGAATTAGACGGAGACAATGATATTTTTGGGATATCTACGGTCAACGGGAAAGGAATTGTTCGATTAATTGGTCGACTGGATtacgaaaggaaatatttatatcagcTGAGAATATTGGCGGTGGATCGTGCGATTAACGAAAAA gTAAATACAGGAACAACAGCTATTTTAGTGAAGGTACAGGACGTCGAGGATCAACCACCCGAATTCATATCCATGACACCGGTTGCTAGAATCAGCGAGAATGCCAGGATCGGTACATCCGTTTTACAAG TTCGTGCTGCTGATGGCGATAAAGGTATCAACAATAAAGTTACCTACAGCATTACTCAAGGACCAAGGTACCTGTTTGATATCGACGCCACTTCCGGTTTGGTATTTACAAGAGCTCAACTCGATAGAGAAGCCGAGGAAAATGTCGAAGGTACATTCGTTTTGGAAATCACTGTTAAGGAAGTCTCTAGAATAATTCCACCACCGTCGGTATCGACGGAGGTAACAGTGATTTTGACCGATGTTAACGACGAAACTCCGACCTTCCGAAGTTCGTATTACCAAGCTGAGATAAACGAGAACTCTCCAAAAAACACACCCGTCAATTTTATTGGTGACGCTATACCTGAAGTCTATGATCACGACTTG GGAACAAACGGTACGTTTCGAATGTTCATTGAAGGAGGCAATGGAATATTTGATGTAACACCTTCGAGAGGCATCAATGAGGTACCGTTTATAATTCGAGTAAAGAATTCTAGCGAGCTTGATTTCGAGAAAAGATCAG tGGTCAATTTTACCCTAATCGCCAAAGAGATCGTATCGCATGCACCTAAATATAATGCTGTACCAGtgacaatttttataacggatcaaaacgataattatcctgaatttacaaaaaatatttatgaagtcTCCATCGAAGAAAATTGTCCGATTGGTAGTACAGTAGCATGGGTTCAAGCATTGGACGAAGACAGTGGGACTTTTGGATCACGTGGGATTAGATACACAAATTTAGGCGGTAGTATTGCACACGC CCTGATATTAGATCCAATAAGCGGAGTGATTACTGTTAAACAAACTGGTCCGAGTTTTGATCGAGAATTAGTTTCTCGacattatttaacaattgaaGCTAGAGATGATCTTGGAAAGGGTAATCGTAATACCGCTCAGTTAATCGTCAATATCAATGATGTGAACGACAATGCACCAGTTTTCTTACAAAACAAATACGAGGCTGTTCTTTTAGAAAATGAAGATCACTTTGAAGCTCCATTGATCGTTGAAGCATTCGACATAGATTTAAATg GTACGAAGAACAGCGACATAATTTATGCTTTGGTGTCCGGCGAGTTTTCGAAGAACTTTACGATCGATCCGAAGCGTGGTATAATAAGTTTGGTCAATCCATTAGACTTCGAAGCACTACCTATTAATCAAGGTCACATGGAAACGTCAGTGAGGCATTTGAAATTAACGGTGAGAGCTAGAGACATGGGAACGCCAAGTTTGAGTTCCGACGCACctgtcattatttatttcaaggaCGTTAATGACAATCCACCTTCTTTCGAAAGGACATTATATAAACGAAGCATCCCGGAAGATTTAGAAGGTGGAACCAGCGTTTTACAG GTGAGAGCTTGGGACAAAGATTTGTCTTCGCCAAATAACAAAATAGTTTATCGTATTCAAAACGGTGCCGGTGACAAGTTCGTGATAGGTCCCGAAACCGGTGTGATTAGGGTCGCATCCGGTTCTAATTTAGATCCTGATCTAACGTCACCCAAAACTACGAGATATAGTTTAAACGTAGTGGCCATCGACAGTGGAACGGAAATACAAAGAACTGCCGAGGTTCTTGTGAATATAACTATCGTCGATGTCAATAATAAACCTCCATTATTCATCGATCCTGGTACAGTTACTATCCGAGAAAACACGCAA GTAGGTGCCTACGTACATCGAGTTGTTGCTAACGATCCAGACATCGCACCGATTTTACGTTATCGAGTCGATCACAATTCGTCCGAGGCACGAAACGAAGAAGGTACTTTGATTAAAATTCAAGAGTACGATTATTTGGCAGCTTTGGAATTAAACGCGATCGATGGTTTGCTAAGGGTGGTTAAACTTTTGGACAGGGAACGAGTTGAAACGATAAGACTCGGTTTGGTTGTTGAAGATTTGGCTGCCGTTAGAGGACTACAAACTGCCTCTG CTGTATTAAGTATAATCATCGAAGACGAAAACGATAACAATCCGAAATTTCGAAGACCATTTTACAGACGATCGGTTAcagaaaatagtaaaaatggTGTTAATATAGCTAGCATTGTCGCCGATGATGCTGATAAAAATCGTAGTATCACTTATTCCTTAGAAAGTCCGAAAGAATTAACCGATCTTGTACATTTGGATCCTGAAACTGGTGAAATGGTCGTtgcaaataaaatcgatcgagaatTGTATCCTTGGCTTAATCTTACTGTCCGAGCTACTGATTCAGGAATACCACCTag ATCAAGCTTGTCGGAAGTGTACGTTCAAGTACTcgacgaaaacgataataatccaTACTTTGTCACAGAAATTAGTAACATAACTGCAACGGAAAATGCCAAAATTGGTACAGAAATTGCTGTAATTCAAGCGAGAGACCTTGATAGCGGTGATTATGGGAAAATTACATATCTTCTAGATAGAATGTCGTCTCAg GGTAAATTTGCTATTCATCCAGAAACAGGAGCTGTAACGGTTGCTGATACGCTCGATTGGGAATCCAgacataattatattctagTCATAGAGGCTTGGGATAATTATCAATTTGGTTATACCGCTGGGGAATCGAGAAACGCTTTTAAACAAATTCC AGTTACGGTAATCGATGTGAACGATAATCCTCCGAAAATCGATATACCTCAGGAATGCGTCAGCATATCGGAATTTCACGATATCAGAGATTCCATAGTGGTTGCAAAGGCACAGGATGCTGATGATCCTACGACTCCCAATGGACGTGTTGTTATTAGAATACTGTCTGGCAACGAGATGG GTTTGTTCATGCTCGAACAAGTGGATTATTGGACGGCGCGGATTAAAGCTGTCCGAAGTTTGAGAGGAAAGTTCGGTAATTATTCGTTGGAGTTAGAAGCTCGTGATCTCGGAGTTCCAAGTAACAAGGAGACATCGATCTTAGATATTTGCGTGACAGACTACAATGACAATCCACCAATATTTATCAGTCCGCAACATAATACCACCATTCGTGTATCCGAA AACGTCACAGTTGGCACGTCGATAATTCAAATAGTCGCGGATGATGCCGACACTGGGCCAAACGGAGACGttcattttcgtttaaaaCAAGATCTTGCTGGCCATTGGAGAACTTTTCACATTGACGATAGAACCGGTGTTATAACTTTAAAGCTTCCATTGGATAGAGAACTTCAAAGATTATACGAA ATACGAGTCGAAGCTTACGATTTAGGAATACCGACACCTTTGAGCTCTGATCtggatttaataatttatgttcGCAATATAAACGATTATGAGCCTCAATTTTTGATCGatgtttttaacgttaatttcACCGAGGAACAATTACCGAGATCAGAAATGGCGATACTTCCTGAAACAATCGATAGAGATGAAGTTGACGATCTCGATGATCCACCAACGCaagtttgttattttatagttGACGGTAACGACGATGGATCATTTGTCTTGGACGTTTATAAGCACGAGCTTTCT ACTGCGAAGACATTAGACAGAGAAACTCAAACACAACacacattaataataaaagctaCCGAAGATTGTTCGACCGTTCCAACGAACGAAACTATCTTCGACGAAACTGATGATACACTGTTGAAAGTCATCGTCACGGTTGAAGATATAAACGACAATCCACCGAGATTTGTAAACAAAGTATTCACTGGAGGTGTTACTACCGAAGCTGACTTTGGAACTCAATTTATGAACGTCAAg GCTATTGATTTGGATGCGGAAGATAATGGAGTTGTCTCTTATTATCAAGTTGGGAAAATGCATATGACTTTGACCGAAGGTTTGGACGATATTCAACTTCAACCCTTTCTCGTTCATAAGCTTACCGGAGCGGTTAGTTTGAATTTTGATCCTCAGAGGGGGATGAAAGGTTACTTCGATTTTacg GTCTTGGCTAATGATTCACAAGGATTAATGGACACAGctaaagtatttatttatttattacgtgaAGATCAAAGAGTTCGATTTGTTCTTCGTCAGCATCCACCTGAAATTCGAAAtagaatcgaaatatttcgaca AACTTTGGGTAACGTGACCGGTGCAATCGTCAACGTGGACGAGTATAAAATTCACGAGAATCAAGATGGTTCGGTTGATAGAACGAAAACGGATTTATACTTGCATCTGGTAAATCGTCGCGATAATTCGATCCTCGAGGTGTCTGAAGTATTAGAATTGGTtgatcgaaatatcgaaaaattagacaatctttttaaagaattcaATGTATTGGATACACAGCCAGCTCAGTCGCAGCCAATTGTTCAATACGAACAAGCTGGTACAACGTTCTGGCTTTTAACATTAACTTTGTTTCTCGGAGCTCTTCTCATTTTGTGTATCGCTTTGTGTCTTTCTCAAAGAGCATCTTTTCAAAGACAGCTTAAAGCAGCGAATGCATCATCATTTG GTACATCAGATTCAGAATTTATTCGAGGTCCAGGACGTGTTCCTAATACGAACAAACATAGTATGGAGGGTTCTAATCCAATTTGGATGCACGCATATGAAAACGAATGGTTTAAAAGCGATGAATCTTATAGTCATACATCAGAAAGAGATTCTTTGGATGAAAATGCTCTTAATAATGAAGAGATGATGAATGAAGTGAATACTGAACAAAGAACAGAAGATAAGCCTTATTATATCGAGCCAAGGGTGTCTTCAGTTTCTag tTCGGAAACCGTAACAGAGCCTACGACTGACTTCAATCGGAAATCACCCTTGTTTTTAGGGTCGATGACAACCGTTAACCCTctcggaaaaaaaattgaaactaCAGAGCTTTAa